In Actinomadura luteofluorescens, the sequence GGCCCCTGCGTATCCGCACCGGGCGCCGCAGCCGCAGTGGCGGAAGCATCGCCGGAAGAGCGCCTTTGATCGGATAAGTGGCGATCAGCTCCCACGCGGCGGTGTCACCGTAGATCTCGTCCAGCCGCCCGCGCACGCGCGACTCGTCGGTATCGATCCCGAGCACGGAGGTCGAGATGAGCGCGCGGCCGTCGGCGGAGTACTCGGGCGCCGCGTCGGTGAGCACGAGGGTGTCGGTGATGATCCCCTCGGCGTCCAGGATCTGCACGGGCTCCTCCAGCGGGGACTTCGGCGCCGAGTGGTAGAAGGTGGTGACGTCCCGCATGACGGGCGCCTCGACCTCGGGGACGAGGGCGGCTGCCTGGGCGGGGTCGGTCGCCACGATGACGGCATCGGCCTCGACCGTCTTCCCATCGGAGGTCTGCACCCCCTCGCCGGTGACCGCTCGCACGGCGGTCTCCAGCGACAGCGCTCCGTCCGGCAGCCGCGCCGCGAGTTGCTCCGCCATCCGTCCCATCCCGAGAGCGGGAACGCCGATCGTGCCGCGTGCGAACGACCGCCAGATCAGGTGGAAGAAGCGGCTCGACGTCTCCAGTTCCCGTTCCAGCAGCACTCCGGCCAGGAACGGGCGCAGCAGCTTTTCGATCATCTGGTCGGAAATGCCCCAGTGGCGAAGCTCCGCGGCCGTGCCGCGGTCGGTCTGGTGCAGGATCCGCGAGGTGGGGAACGTCAGGTCGCGAGCGGTCATCGCGGCCACCGCGGCCTTGTCGCGGACGGAGCCGATATCGGCAAGGGCGCCGCTCAGCGCATGCCGGGGGTGCCTCCACGGGAGCATCACGCGCTCACGCCGTCCCTCATGGAAGACGAGCAGACCGGAGGCGAACGGCCTCAGGTCCAGGGCCTGGATGTCCAGGACACGCCTGGCCTCGGGATAGGCCGTATTGAAGACCTGGAACCCCCGGTCAAGACGGAATCCGTCGACGATATCGGTCCGCGTCCTGCCCCCGACCCAGTCGGACGCCTCCAGCACCTGCACCGGCACCCCGGCCTCATGCAGCCTCACCGCACACGCCAGCCCGGCCAGGCCGGCACCGACGACCACCACGGCACCAGTCACCAGACCCCCACCTTCCGTAACGGCCCCCCGGATGGGCGGTTTGACCTCACGGTCCTCCTGCCCATCCTGTGGCCCCTTACCCGGTCACCCCCCGTCGTGCCGTGCGGGCCGTAGTGGTTCTGGGTCAGGCCTTGGTGCGCTGCTGCTTGAGGCGGAGTTCCTCTTCGCGGACCTTGGCTCGGGTGGCTTGCTCGCGTTCCAGCCACTCGGGGTTTTCGGCCTTCAGATCCTCGATCTCGGCGGTGGTGAGGGGGCCCGTGATGCCGCCGCGGGCCAGGCCTGAGGCGGAGACACGGAGTTTGGTGGCGACGACCTGGCGGGGGTGGGGGCCCTCGCGGCGAAGGTCGGTGAGCCATGCGGGCGGGTTGGCCTGGAGCGCGTTCAGTTCGTCCCGGGAGACAGGGCCTTCCTGGAACTCGGCGGGCGCTGCCGACAGCAGGATCCCCAGCTTCTTGGCCGCGGTCGCGGACTTCATGGTCTGCGGGGTCTTCGCCTTGGACGTGCTCATGACTCAAGGGTAGCCAGCGGAAGGGGGCTGCCCGGACGTGACTAGGCTGAGGGAGTGACCGAAGGTGAGTTCCGGCTGGCCTACGTGCCGGGGGTGACGCCCGCGAAGTGGGCTGGGGTGTGGGCCGAGCGGGTGCGAGACGTGCCGCTTCGGCTGGTGCAGGTCCCCGCCGCCGATATCGTCCCCCTGCTGCGCAAGGGTGATGTGGACGCGGCGTTCGTGCGCCTGCCCGTCGACCGCGAGGCCCTCCACGTGATCCCGCTGTACCTGGAGACGACCGTCGTGGTGGTGCCCAAGGACCACGCGGTGGCCGCGGCGGAGGAGGTGGAGCTTGCCGATCTCGCCGACGAGGACGTGTTCGAGCCGCTCGACGAGGTCCTGACCTGGGACGAGCGCCCCGGGCAGCCGGCCTTCACCCGTCCCGAGCACACCGCTGAGGCGATCGAGTTGGTGGCGTCGGGGACCGGCACCCTGCTGCTCCCGCAGTCTTTGGCCCGCCTCCACCACCGCAGAGACCTCACCTACCGCACGGTGACCGACGCTCCTCAATCCCAGATCGGCCTGGCCTGGCTCGAGGTCGAGACGACCGACCTCATGGAGGAACTGATCGGCATCGTCCGCGGCCGCACCCCCAACAGCTCCCGCGGCCGCAACGCCCAACAGCGGCCCGCCACCAAGAAGCCGCCGCGCCAGCGCTCCACCCCCAAGCAGCACCGCCGCCAAAAGCGCCGCCGGACGTGAAGAGACGCCCCAATCTGCGGGGCGCGATTCCGCGGCGCTACCGGGTCACTGCCAGGTGAACACGACCCGCGTGCCCTCGGGGGTGGTCACCTCGACGTCGCGAGTACGCCACGGCGTATCCCTCGGCCCGGCCACGCTGCCCGGCACGAGATCCGAACACGCCTCGACGAGGGGATCTACCGTCGCCCCTCACGCGGCGTGAGGGTCAAGCCCGAAGCTGATCCCCGCGGCGAGGCCGAGCCGCCACAGCCCCGACGGCACGTTCACCAGAGCGATGACGTGCGCGGCCCACACGGCCCACCGGGGCACCCCTGGAACGGTCCTCCACGGCGACGTCCGGTTCCCGGACCGCGAGACGTCTCCTACCGGGCGAGGCAACAGCGTGGTCATCACAACCTCCTGGAGTAAGGGCCGATCACGGCCCGTCTGGCCTGGTGATCTCCGTCCTGGCACAAACGTGCCGTTCCGCACCTGGTGGCCGGCTCCCCCGCCAGCGTGGATCGCCTGTGCCCTGTTCCCTCCCGCGGGGGAAGTCGGCGCCGCAGCCGACTTTGCGCTGGCCACAGCCTGCCGACCAGGCGAGGACTGCCCCCGACTACTTCAGCGACTCCCACTACTTCGCCACCGACATCGCTGGGGTCGTCCTCACCCGGATCGAACGACCGGCCGTGGTCATCGCGCTCTCTGGCGGCCTGGCCAAGGGCTGAGGACGCTTCGCCGCGTCGGAGACGCGCGAGGTTTCACCGGAATGGCCGGCGCGAAGCATGGCGTTCTCAACGGTCGTCCGCACCGCTGTCGCCATCGCGTTTGCGATGCCTGCGTTCACGGAGCCGCCAGATGACGACGGCGAGGACGACCACAACGACGATCACGATCGCGGTGACCCGCCCGGCGACATGCTCGACCCGGGCGTATGCATGCCCGGCGAAGTATCCGAGCAGCGTGAAGGCCACGCCCCAGACCAGACCCCCGGCGGCGTTGTAGGCCAGGAACACCCGGCCCGGCATCCGCGAGACTCCGGCCAGCGCGGGCATGATCGCGCGGAAGAACGCGACGAAGCGTCCGACGAAGACGGCGGCACCGCCCCGGCGCCGGATCAGGTCGCGGGCACCGTCCACACGGTCGCGGTGGCGGCGGAGGGGACGGCTGTCCAGGATCGGCTGCCCGACATGGCGTCCGATCTGGTAGCCGACGAAGTCCCCCGCGATCGCCGCCAGGACCACGATCACGGCGAGCCACACGACGGAGACCTTCTGCTGGGCGGCCAGCGCCCCGCCGAGCACGACGGCGGTCTCACCGGGCAGAACGAAACCGAAGAACAGCGCGTCCTCGCAGAACACGAGCCCCGCGACGACCCCGTAGATGACCGGTCCGGACAACCCGGCCACCCATGACGTAACCGAGGCGAACAAGACTTCAGCGCCCCCATCCGGATCCCTGAACGCCGACGGCGCTCCGAGCCCACCCGCCGGCACCTCGCCTGCCGGACCTTTCCCCTACCCGGCGTCAATACCCCGACCGGCCGGGCCGTGCCCCCATCGGCCGGTCAGGAGTGGTGGCGCCGGGTCGACGCGGCGGCCGTCAGCAGAACACCTTGCCCGCGAAGGCATACAGCTTGTCGGCCGAGGGCGGGGAGGAGCCGAGGTTGACGGACAGGTTCATCTGCCGCCCGTCGTCGGAGCGGAGCGCGTAGGTGGTGTAGCCGATGAGCTGACCGCTGTGCCCGATCATGCGCTTGCCGCAGGGCAGCCTGTACTCCTGCAGCCCGAGCCCGTAGGCGAAACCGGCGCCGGTGGGGTGCACGGCGCGCATCGCGGCGAGCGTCGCCGGCGACAGCAGGCGCCCGCCGAGCAGCCCGTCGAGGAACCGGCCGAGGTCGCGGGTGGTGGAGATCATCTCGCCCGCCGCCCAGTCCAGGGAAGGGTTCATGCGGGTGGCGTCCACGGTCCGCCCGTCCGGCAGCAGCGCGTAGCCGTGCGCGTGCGGGCGCGGGAGCCCGGGCCGGTCGCCGGGAACGATCGTCTGGGTCAGCCGGAGCGGACGCAGCACGCGCCGTTCCACCTCGTCGCCGTAGGGCCGACCGGTCAGCCGCTCGATCAGCTTCCCCACGACCACGTAGTTGGTGTTGGAGTACCTCCAGGTGACGTCCGGGGGGTTCTGGGCGGGGGTGCGGAACGCCTGCGCGAGGAGCCGGTCGGGCTTGTAGGCGCGGAACCGCTGCGCCCCGCGCCAGCGGTTGGTGGACCATCCCGGGTCGCTCATGTAGTCGCGAAGCAGGCTGGTGTGCTGGAGGACCTGCCGCACCGTGATGCGCTCCCCGTCCGGGACGACGCCGGGCAGGTGCTCGGCCACGGGGTCGTCGAGCCGCAGCCGTCGCTCGTCGACGAGTTGCAGCAGGACGGTCGCCGCGAACGTCTTGGTGACGCTGCCGATCCGGAAGTACCCGGCCGGGTCGGCGGGCCGTCCCGTCCGGACGTCGGACAGGCCCGCCGCGCCGGACCACTCGCCACCGCCCGCGGTTCGCACGCGGAGCAGGACGGCCGTGGCCGCCTTGGTCTTCACCAGGTCGTCCAGCATCCCCTGGAAGCCGTCCTGGGACGAGGGGGCACGGTTCGACCGTGGCTGAGCCGTATGCGCGCCGGGCACGGCGAGGACGGCCATGGCCGTCGCGAGGGTCGCCGCCGTCGCGCTGGACACCGCGAACGCCGTCCATCGAGAGATTCTGATCATGGGGGGACGCTACGGAGCCGGGCCTCTTGCCGCCCATGGGGACGGCCACCCGGCTCCCCTGCGGAAAACCGCACTCGCAAGGCGTCGTCGGGGACGCGGAACTTGCGTTACGGGCTGGCCGGCGTGGGCGTGTCAGCCGCCCAGCTTCACGACCAGCGAGCGAAGGTGCTGTGTCGCGGCGTTCTCCTGGCCGCGCTTCACCCACGCCTGGATGTGGTCGCTGACCAGTTCGGCAAGGCTCTCGCGCTCGTCATCGCTGAACTCGACCGTGGTCGTGGTGCTGGTCCGGCAGTCGTAAGCCGTGAAGAGGATGTCTCCGACCGCCTGTTCGGCCGCCGGGGGCTTCCGGTTGCGCTGAGCATGCCATCCGGCGCTGCTGTTGACGACGCCCCAGCCGTGCAGGGCTTCGTAGTTGGTGAGTTCGAGCCTCATGGGCCGGGTACCTCTCGCGAAGAGGGTGTGGCCACACCCTAGGCAGCACCTTACGCGGGTATCTCCCCCAGGCAGGCTGACCAGGCGACACGCGTGGGCGATATTCGGCACGGGCCGGGGGCCGCAGCCGCGTGTCTCCGGTTCTCCCGATCGGGAACGTCCGACCTTCGCACTATGGTGCGTTCTCATGAACACACTTCAGACCCGCTTCGATGAGAAGGCCCGGGCGTGAGCCGCTACAGGGGGCCCGCCACCCTGATCAGCGGTGAGGGAGCGGAGGTCGAGGTCTACGTCGATCTGCGCGCCAAGCAGCGGGAGTGGTCCGGGACCGCGACCATCGCCGACTTCGATGCCGACGGACCCGCCGACCAGACGCTGAGGCTTCCCGACGGCCGCGAGGCACAGGTCACGCTCGGCGGTTCGGAGGCCTGGTCCGACGTCGTCACGCTGGTCGGAAGCGGTTCGCCGCCTTTCGCCTGAGACCGGCGCCCCGGCCAGGCCCGCCCGCAGGGGCCTGCCGCGTGCGAAGAGGCCGCCTCGTTTTCGATCGTTGCCTAGATTGTGCAGATGCGTGTCCTCCTCGCCGAGCGAGTGGCTCCGTCCGCGCCTTTGACGGACGACGAAGTCGGGCTGTCGTACACGGTCGGCGCGGAGGGCGTGATCGGTGTTCTGGCGACCAGCGAACCCGGTCTGGCGCGAGGCTTCGTCCGTGGGCCGGGCCACAATTCGTTGCCGTTCTACCGGCCGCCGCCGTCCTGTCCGGCGGTGCTTTACAGCTACGTGGCGCATGAATGGCATCGGCTGGAACTGTCCTGCCTTCCCGTTTCTTACCCGCTGATCGCTCTGCTGGCGCGCGGTGAACTGCTGGTCGCCTGTCCCTGCCTCCCCTGGATCGACGGCCGCTGGGAGTCCCGTAACGCCCACGTCTTCGGCCCGGACGGAACGCATCGGCGCACTTTCGCGCTGGGCGATGACATCGAGCGGATCGTCTCGGACGATTCCGGCACCATCTGGACCACGCACGGCGAGCAAGGCTGGCCCGACTCGCTGAGCCTGGTACGTCGGGACCCGCACGGCACCTGGCTGTGGGACTCGGGGATCGCATGCCTCGACGACGCCGTCAACAGCCACGCGGGAGTCACCTGGGCGTACCGGAGCGGCTCACTGGTCCGGATACAGGCCGACCGTACGGCCGAGTACGCGTGCCCGGTGGACGACGTTCGCGCACTCGCCTTCACCGGCGACCACCTGTTGCTCGCCGGGCCCGACGACAGGCTTTCGTGGTGCGCGTTGATCGACGGTGCGATCCGGTGGCTGGACGCCGCGGAAATCGTCGGACCGGCAGGCCCTTTGCGGGATTGGCAGGTTCTCGACACCCACGGCCCTCACCTGTACCTGTACGACCATGGCGATGGATATCACCGCCTGGACATCACGGAAGAAGCACTCGGTCGCCCCACGCGTTGAATCGCGCAAGGAACAGCTGCGGTTGCGTCATGTTCCGGTTCTCGCCGCGTCCACGGCCGCCCGCACGGTGGGATAGACGTGCCTCAACTCCGCCCTGGCTTCGGCGGTGCGCAACACGTCCCGAACCTGGCCCACGTCGCCTGCCAGCAGGAACCTGACTCCGCGGGCCTCCAGTTCCTCGGCCACCTCGTCGAGCATGCGCACCGCGCTGACGTCGACGAAGGGGACCGTCTCGGCGTCGATCACGACCGCCGTCGTCCCTTCCCGTCCGGCGGCACTCCGCACCGTGGACCGGATCCGCTCGGCGTTGGCGAAGTAGATGCCCCCCTCGACGCGCAGCACGACCACTCCCGGGATCCCGCGGCCGTCCGCGTGCCTGTCGAGCGCGGCGAAGTGCCCGTTCCCTGGCAGCTGCCCCAGTTCGCTGATGATCGGGCGCGAGGAGCGGTAGAGGAGCAGGAGCAGCGAGGCACCGATGCCGATGAAGAGGCCGGGCAGCGTGTCGAAGACCAGCACCCCGAGCATCGCGGCGACCGCGGCGGCGAAGTCGGGCCGCGCGGCGACGCCGTAGGCCTGGCCGAGCCTGCGGGTGAAGACGCGGTAGAGGGCGGCGAGCGAGGGGATGTCGACGAGTTCGACCACCGCCGCGACCACCACTCCCGCGAGCACCGCCTCGGGGAGCCTCTCGAAGAGGCCGGTGAGGAAGAGCAGCGTGATCACGGTGAGGAGGGCGACGAAGACCCCGGAGAGCTGGGTGCGCGCGCCCGCCGTCCAGTTGACGGCGGTCTTCGAGAGGCTGCCGTTGACGACCATGCCGCTGGACAGGCCCGCGCCCAGGCCGGCGGCCCCGAGCCCGATCAGCTCGCGGTCGGCGTCGACCTCGTAGTGGTCGCGGACGGCGTAGCTCTTCGCCGCCCCGAGCCCCTCGGCGAAGGCGACGAGCAGCACGCCGACGCTTCCGGCGGCGAGGGCGCCGAGGTCGTCCACCGAGACGTCGGGGAAGCCGAACGAGGGCGGCCCGGTCTCGATGGCGCCGACGACGGCGACGCCGCGGTCCTCCAGATCGAAGGCCGCCGACGCCGCGATCCCGAGCGCCACCGCGATCAGCGAGCCGGGCACGGACGGGGCGGCCCGCTTGAGGACGAGGATCAGCAGGAGGCTGCCGACGCCGACCAGGGCGGTGAGGCCGCTGATTCCGCCGAGATCGCCGATCAGGGCCCAGATCCTCTCGAAGAAGTCCCCCGACGCGCCCTCGACGCCGAACAGCTTCGGCAGTTGGCCCGCGATGATCGTCAGAGCCAGGCCGACGATGAAGCCCTTCAGGACCGGCTCGGAGATGAAACCGGCGAGGAAGCCGAGGCGCAGCAGTCCGGCGAGGAGCGCCGCGACGCCCACCGTGACGGCCAGCGCCGCCGTCATCGCGGTGCGCAGGTCCGCACCCGAACCGCCCGCGGCCTCACCGACGATCGCCGCCGAGAGCGCCGCCGTCGCCGCCATCGGCCCGACCACCAGGTGCCTGGAGCTGCCGAAGGCGGCGTACAGGATCAGGGCCGCGGGCGCGGCGTAGAGACCGACCACGGGCGAGACGCCGGCGATCGTCGCGTAGGCGAGCGCCTCGGGCACGAGAACCGCCCACACCGTCACCCCCGCCAGGGCGTCCCGCCTCAGCCATCGCCGCCGGTACCCCCGCAGCGAAGGGAACAGCCCGAGCATGCCCGGCCCCGTCAGGAGGACAGGTCGCTGATGGCGTTGCCCACCAGCTTCGCGGCGAGGATCAGGCAGACCACGGTCATGATCGCCGAGTTGTTCCGCTCCATCCAGACCTTGAGGCCGTCGAGGATGTGCGCGGAGCGCTCCTTCAGGGCGAAGTAGAGGACGACCGGCGCCCCGGTCCCGAGCGCCCCGATCACGACGAAGACCGCGAGCGCCGCGGCCTGCGCTCCGGCCGGGACGTCCGTGCGCGCGATCGCCGCCGCCGCGGCGATCACGAGCAGCAGGTTCTTCGGGTTGAGCGCGGACAGCGCGATCCCCAGCGCACCCGCCTTGGCGGGGGTGAACGAGTCGACCGTGCGCATCCACGTCGGCAACGAGACCTCCTCGTCGCCGCGCGGACGGCCGCGCCACTCCTTCACCGCCACCCACAGCAGCAGCACGCCGAGCGCCAGGTCGAGCGCGCTCACCCAGTCGGCAGGCTGCCCCTGGTCGCTCGGCCCCGCGCCGCCCGAGACCAGCAGCACGATCGCGCCGACCAGGGACAGGCCCAGGATCCAGCCCAGGAGCAGCGCCGGCCCGTTGGTACGCGCCCTGGGCGTCGCGAGCATCAGCACCGCACCGATGATCGGGAACGGGCTCAGCGCCACTCCGACGCCGTACGACAGAATCTGCCCGATCGCTTCGCCCACGGCCCCCTACCTCACGCCGGTTCGACCTCGCCCGGCCGCCAGCTCCGGTCGAACCAGCTTTCGAGCGGACCGTAGAGGCGCAGGACGACGAACCATCCCTTGCCGGGGACCGTCTGGATCCAGTTCGCCTCCCTGCCGGGCGGCGCGGCCGGGCCGAAGTGGACGACCGTCTCGCCGCCGTCCTCGGCCCGCACGGCGCCGGAGAGGCTGTTCACGCTCGGGTAGGGGTCGCCGGTGCGCAGCAGCGACCGGGTCTGGGGGTCGTAGACGTCGACGGCCCAGAAGTTCTTCGCCGGGACGTCCTTGGGAAGGGTGAGCGTGTAGTTCCTCCCGCCGTCGAGCCAGGCGCCGGTGGAGTCCTCCGCCGTGTAGGCGTACTGCGATCCGGCCCCGACCGTCGCCGCCGCCATCGCCGGCGTGATCACGAGCGCCCCGTGGTGGAACACGGCGCGAGCGTCCAGCAGGCGCGCACCCTGCGGCGAGAGGAACTCGTGGCTTCCCGAGGGGAACATGTTCTTCCAGGAGCCGCCCGGATAGTAGTAGAAGCTCGGGTCGCGGGGTTTGAAGGTCAGCGTCCGCACGAGGCCCGACCCGATTTGCGCGGCGGTGCCGAGGATCGAGCGCATGCGGTCGTCCGGTCGAAAGGGCGTGCCGGGCACGATGCCGATCGAGGCGAGCTGCCCCGCGCGCTCGGGGTCGAGCGCCTCGGGCGGTTCCTCCTGGACGATCTCGTCGACCTCCTCGAAGAACGAGAGGTCGTTGGCGGGGACCGTGTTGAAGGCGGAGTCGGCGAAGTTCACGAAGCGCTGCCCGGGCGGGTCGGCCGCGTCCGAGAGCGGGTAGATCCGCGTCCTGAGCAGGCTCTCGACGCCTCCCAGCACGCGGAGGGCCGCCCAGCAGGAGAAGGTCGGCGACCGCGAGACGAAGTAGCCGTCCGGGACGTCGCCGTCGTAGCCGGGAGGCAGGAAGAGGTATCTGCCTCCCTTGCCCCCGTCGGGTCCGGCGATCCCCATGTCGGCGACGTAGCGCTGCCAGAGGTCGTCGACGACGCTCAGCGAGCCCTCCGGCACCTCGATCACCGTCGGGCCGTCCTGGTCGAGCGCCAGGAAGGCCAGCCCGTACGCGGTCTCGGTGTTCGCCGTGAGCATCAACGGCGCGGAGCCGCAGCGCGGAGCCGTGTAGCCGATCGTGCGGGAGTCGATGCCGAGGCTCCGCAGCCCGCGCCGCATCGCCACCATCGCTGCGCCGGGCAGGCAGGTGAGGAAGACCTCGATCCCCCGCAGCAGGTCGAGCGCGTCATAGCCGCGGGTGACCGTGTCGGGCAGCGGCAGGCCGTCGAAGAAGTCCATCTCGCCGAACACGGTCTCCAGCCGGTCCGGGACGCTGATCGACGCGAGGGTCTCAGCCGATATGCCCGGGCTGGGCGCGTCGCTCACGTGAGGCACCGCGTTCCTCCTGGGTCAGCCCACAGCCTCGATCTCGCCCGGCCGCCAGGTCTTGTCGAAGAACGGTTGCAGAGGGCTGTAGAACCGCAGGACCACGAACCATCCCTTGCCCGGCGCGGTCTGGATCCAGTTGCCCTCCGGTACGCCGCCGGGCCGGTCGGGCCCGAAGTGCACCGTGGTCGTGCCGTCCGCGTCGGCGGTCGCCGCCGGGGTCGGATAGTCCTGGCTGCCGGCCCGGGGGAAGCGTTGCGGCGTGGAGAGCATCGAGCGGGTCTGGTTGTCGTAGACGGTGCACGACCAGAAACGGGCGGCGGGAATGTCCGGCGGAAGCACCAGACGGTAGTGCCTGCCCCCGTCAAGGGCCCGGTCCTCCTGGTCCGCGCACGCGAACAGGTACTGCGAGCCGATGCCGGGCAGGGGCGCGGTGAACGCCGGGCTGATGCCCACGCCCAGGTACCACCACCAGTTCCGCAGGTTGAGCTTGCGGGCGCCGTCGCTCGCACGGAGCTCGACGCCCCGGTCGGTGATGTCCGGGGGCGGGGTCATGAAGTCGTAGCCGGCCGGGAGCAGGCCGTTGATCCACTGGGAGGACGCACCGTAGAAGTGCGCCCCCTCGTCCGGACGCAGGCGGCACGCGAGGGTGCGGGCCGTCGCGTTCCCCACCGCGGCCGCCTCGACGAGGATCTTCCGCATCCGCGGATCCGGCTGGAAGGGCCGTCCCTTGGCGATCCCGATCGCGGCCAGCGCACCGGCGATCTCGGGGTCGAGCGCCTCGACCGGCTGATCGTGCACGAGCTCGCTCGCGAGGTCGAAGTACGTCGCGTCCGCGGGCGGGACGGTGTTCACGGCGAACCCGGTGCCCTCGACGAAGCGCGGCGGGTCGGGCCTGCGGAGCGCGGCGGTCCACGTCTGCGCGGTCCACGGCGCCGGCGGGGCCGTGCCCCCCGTGACGATCTCCCCGATGCTGGTTCCGAAGAACCCGGGGGCGTAGCGGTGGATGCGCAGCCCCTCCTTGATGCGCCCGACCGCCGGCCCCGGGTCGTCGCCCTCCAGGAAGGCCCGCCCGCCCAGGAGGAGCCGCGTGGTGCGGGTCGGCTGCGTGAAGTAACCGCCCTCCGGAAGTGGACCCTCATAACCGGGCGGGACGAAGAGGTATTTGCCGCCGGCTCCGCGATCCGGCCCTGCCATACCGGGATCCGCGACCCAGCGGAACCACATGTCGTTGACGAAACAGAGGGACAGGGGCGGCATTTCCACGACCAGCGGCCCCTCGGTCAGGTCGAGGAACGTCACGAAGTAGACGGTGTCCGCGTTCCCGGTCAGCACGAGCGTCTCGGGATCCATGAACTCCGAGAAGAGCAGGACGTCGTGGTCCCTGATCCCCGCATCGAGGAAGCCCTTGCGCGCCGCCCACACATTGACCCCGGAGTACGCGTCGAGGAACGCGCGAACGGCGTGCACATAGTCCAGATGGTCGTAGACGCGGTCGGCGGTCTCGCCGGTGGGGCCTGCCCAGCGGAAACTCCAGAGTGCCCAGATGCGTCTCCACCTGCTCGGGCGTCGAGAGCGACGTGATGACCTGAGGTGGGATCCGTCCGGCTTGCTGCAAGGCGTCGCTCCGTTCTCGGGAGAGGTCTCCTCTCGCCCATGAGCCGTACCTGCCGCGGACCACCACTAAACGCATTGTTCTAAGTCATTGGATTCCTATTACTCGGCGGGCTGTGGAGATTACCGAGCTCGAAGTTGTTCTATTCCGTCCGCC encodes:
- a CDS encoding DUF1254 domain-containing protein; translated protein: MHAVRAFLDAYSGVNVWAARKGFLDAGIRDHDVLLFSEFMDPETLVLTGNADTVYFVTFLDLTEGPLVVEMPPLSLCFVNDMWFRWVADPGMAGPDRGAGGKYLFVPPGYEGPLPEGGYFTQPTRTTRLLLGGRAFLEGDDPGPAVGRIKEGLRIHRYAPGFFGTSIGEIVTGGTAPPAPWTAQTWTAALRRPDPPRFVEGTGFAVNTVPPADATYFDLASELVHDQPVEALDPEIAGALAAIGIAKGRPFQPDPRMRKILVEAAAVGNATARTLACRLRPDEGAHFYGASSQWINGLLPAGYDFMTPPPDITDRGVELRASDGARKLNLRNWWWYLGVGISPAFTAPLPGIGSQYLFACADQEDRALDGGRHYRLVLPPDIPAARFWSCTVYDNQTRSMLSTPQRFPRAGSQDYPTPAATADADGTTTVHFGPDRPGGVPEGNWIQTAPGKGWFVVLRFYSPLQPFFDKTWRPGEIEAVG